From a single Ornithorhynchus anatinus isolate Pmale09 chromosome 4, mOrnAna1.pri.v4, whole genome shotgun sequence genomic region:
- the MRRF gene encoding ribosome-recycling factor, mitochondrial — translation MALGLRCFRSVPSGLYTCLSAMAKPVQDAQPRAVTLTLTNYRECVANQLIQTRHFATKKAKAKGKGQAQARVNLNAALVEDIINLEEVNRDLQTVMEALKDDFNKNLNIRTSAGALDHISVPTEDGKFSLNQLAQISMKSPQLVLVNMANFPECTAAAIKAIRESGMNLNPEVDGTIIRVPIPKVTREHREMLVKLAKQNTNKAKESLRKVRTNAMNKLKKSKDKVAEDTIRLIEKKIGQMADDMVAEMDKQLAVKTKELLG, via the exons ATGGCCCTGGGACTGAGGTGTTTCCGCAGTGTCCCTTCTGGGTTGTACACTTGCCTTTCAGCCATGGCCAAGCCAGTTCAAGACGCTCAACCAAGGGCCGTGACTCTCACCCTGACTAACTACAGGGAATGCGTGGCAAATCAACTAATACAGACGAGACACTTCGCTACCAAGAAGGCTAAAG CCAAAGGTAAAGGACAGGCCCAAGCCAGAGTGAATCTCAATGCTGCTTTGGTTGAAGATATAATCAATCTGGAAGAGGTAAACAGGGACCTGCAGACCGTAATGGAAGCCCTCAAGGATGATTTCAACAAAAATCTGAACATAAGGACCTCAGCGG GGGCCCTCGATCATATAAGTGTGCCAACAGAAGATGGAAAGTTTTCTTTAAACCAACTTGCCCAGATCTCTATGAAATCCCCTCAGCTGGTTTTAGTAAATATGGCCAATTTCCCAGAG TGTACAGCTGCAGCTATCAAGGCCATAAGAGAAAGTGGAATGAATCTGAACCCCGAAGTGGATGGGACGATAATTCGGGTGCCGATCCCCAA AGTGACGAGGGAACACAGAGAAATGCTGGTCAAACTAGCCAAGCAGAACACAAACAAGGCTAAGGAATCGCTGCGAAAAGTGCGGACTAATGCTATGAACAAACTGAAGAAATCGAAGGACAAGGTGGCCGAAGACACGATTAGACTAATAGAGAAAAAG ATCGGACAAATGGCAGACGATATGGTGGCTGAGATGGACAAGCAGCTGGCAGTGAAGACCAAGGAACTCCTAGGGTAA